ATGATACTTTACGTAAATATCGATTTTTTGGGGACCAATTTTTTGGTATTGATAAAAGCATTATGAAAATTATGCGGTATTTTCATTCATCAGCAATGAAAGGGGAAGAATCTCGCCAAGTTCTTTATTTGGTGGGCCCCGTGGGTGCTGGTAAGTCTTCCTTGATGGAAGCCTTGAAGAAAGCGTTAGAAATAAGTCCGCCTATATATACCATTCAAGATTGTCCTATGCGGGAAGAACCGCTGCATTTAATTCCTAAACATCTTCGACCACAATTTGAGGAATTGTTGGGAATAAAAATTGAAGGCGATTTGTGCCCCATTTGCCGTTATCGTTTGAAAAATGACTATCACGGGGAATATGAACGTTATCCAGTGACGGTATCAGAGTTTTCTATTCGTTCCCGTAAGGGAGTAGGAGTGGTACCGCCCGTTGATCCAAATAATCAGGATACGTCTGTACTTTCCGGATCTGTCGATATCTCTAAAATGGATTTGTATTCAGAAGATGATCCCCGGGTGCTATCGTTAAATGGCGCATTTAATGTAGGGAATAGAGGAATTGTAGAGTTTATTGAAGTTTTTAAAAATGACGTGGAATATTTGCATACTATGATCACGGCGACGCAAGAAAAATCCATTCCTTCACCAGGCAAGGGATCCATGATCTATTTTGACGGCATTATTTTGGCTCATTCCAATGAAGCGGAATGGAATAAATTTAAGTCGGATCATACGAATGAAGCCATTCTCGACCGTATTGTGAAAGTAGAAGTTCCTTATTGTCTGGAGTTAGATGAAGAAGTGAAGATTTATCATAAAATGCTGAACAATAGTTCTTTTGCCGCTCATATTGCTCCTCATACGATTGAGGTAGCTTCGATGTTTGCTATTTTAACCCGTCTGGCTCCGTCGGCGAAAGTTGATCCTTTGACGAAATTGAAAATCTATAATGGCGAAGAAATCGTGGAAAAGGGGTCGACAAAAAAAGTCGATATTTTTGAATTGCATGATGAAGCACAACGAGAAGGCATGACAGGTATCTCCACCCGTTTTATCATGAAGGCTATTGACACCGCTCTTTCCGAGGCGGAATCGGCTTGCATTAATCCGATTGCGATTATGGATACGCTAGTTAAAGCCGTGAAGGAAATGGCGATTGGCGAAGATGATAAGAAACGTTATTTGGGCTTTTTGCAAGATACTATTAAAAAAGAGTACCATAAGCTATTGGAAAAAGAAGTAACAAGAGCCTTTATTCATGGCTATCAGGAGCAAGCTGAAAGTTTGTTTAATAATTATTTGGATCACGCTGAGGCTTTTGCTAATTCGTCAAAATTAAAAGATGCTCATACAGGCGAGGAACTGGAACCAGATATTAAGTTCTTGCAATCCATTGAAGAGCAGATTGGCATTACTGGTTCAGCTGCTACGGGGTTTAGGCAAGATGTGACTTCGTATATGTTTTCTTTGCTGCGCAGTGGCGGCAAGATTGAGTACAAGAGCTATGAACCTTTAAAAGAAGCGATTGAAAAGAAACTTACTGCTTCGGTGAAAGAATTATCACGGGTTGTGACGAAAGCCAAGGTGAGAGACCGTGAGCAAGATGGTAAATATGATGCGATGGTGGAAGAAATGAAGCGGAGCGGTTATTGTGATCATTGTTGCAATGTCATTTTGAAATACGCGGCAAATAATCTTTGGAAAGACTAGACTTTTAAAATAGCCGTCTGATCGGTAGGAGGGAAATGACATGGCGATTTTTAAAGGCGGTGGCAAGGCTAGTTCGGATCGTTCGCAATGGGATCGGAAAAGGCATCGGCAGTTAGTAGAAGATGCGATTAAAAAAAACATCGGCAGTATTGTAGCGGAAGAAAGCATTATCGGTCAGAGTGGCAATAAAAAAATTAAGATTCCAGTCAAGGGAATCAAAGAGTACCAATTTATTTATGGTAAAAATACTCCCGGTACAGGCGCTGGAAACGGTGGCGAAGAGCGCGGGCAGGTTGTTGGTCAGACAGACGAAGCCGATCCGAGCAAGGGCGGTTCGGGGCAAGCAGGCAGTGAAGCAGGTGAAGATATTTTTGAAACGGAAATTACCTTGGATGAACTTGTAGAATATTTATTTGAAGATTTAAATCTGCCTGATATGGATCGAAAAAAATTTTCACAAATTGAAACAAAGCACAAGCATAAACGTTCGGGATTTCAGAAGAAAGGCATTCCACCCCGCTTGGCTAAAAAACGTACGGTCATTGAGAAATTAAAACGGCAACAGACGGCTGCGCGAGATGAGGAATCTTGTCAGAACCAGGAATTGGAGCTTTCCCCTGAACGCATTCCATTTCGCGAAGATGATCTCAAGTATTTTCGAGTCAAAGAAGATGTTGATTTTCATTCCAATGCTGTAGTGATTTGCATTATGGATACTTCTGGTTCCATGGATCAGACGAGAAAATATTTGGCAAGAAGTTTTTATTTTCTGCTTTATCAGTTTGTGTGCTATAAATATGAACAAGTCGAAGTGGTGTTCATTGCACATACGACGGAAGCGAAAGAAGTGACTGAACAGGAGTTTTTTCATAAAGGGGAATCGGGCGGTACTTTTATTAGCAGCGGGTATGCTAAAGCATTGGAAATTATTGAACAACGATACAATCCAACGATCTGGAATATTTATGCTTTTCATTGCTCTGATGGGGATAATTGGTCGGAAGACAATGCGAAGGCAGTTGATTTGGCTCAGGAACTTTGTCGGATTTGCAATCTCTTTGGCTACGGACATGTGGGCACGCCGCAGTGGGGAAGTTCGATTCGGGGTGAGTTTGAGAAGAGTGTCAAGGCTGACAATTTTGTGATGGCTTCGATGGTCCGAAAAGAAGATATTTGGCCCGCTTTTAAAAAGATACTGGAAAAGGATCAGACAGGAGGGAATGATCATGACTGATTATACACTAAAAGATCTTGTCTCCTGGAATGAAAAAATTGAACAGTTAGTTTATACTATCGGTCTTAATTGTTATGAGCAGCATTTTGAAATTTGCAGTTACGAAGATATGTTGTGTTATGAAGCTTATGTTGGTATGCCATCACATTATCCTCACTGGAGTTTTGGTAAAGCTTACGAGCGGCAGAAGACCTTCTATCAGTATAATCTTACGGGACTTCCTTATGAAATGGTGATTAATTCTGATCCTTGTATTGCCTATTTAATGAAAGACAATACCTTGTTATTACAGATTTTGACGATGGCTCATGTTTATGGGCATAATGACTTTTTTAAAAACAATCGGCTGTTCAAACAAAATACGCGGGCGGAATTGACGATTGAAATGTTTAAGGCTCATGCGAATCGGGTACGCGATTATATCCAGAATCCCCATATTGGTTCGGAAAAAGTCGATCGCATTTTAGACGCAGCTCATGCTCTCAAATACCAGATTCCCAGGACTAAGCTGCCTAAGCCGCTGAACTTACTGGAACAGTCGCAAGAGAAAGAACAGATTGTACCTGATCGGCTAAAAAATGACTTATTAGGGTTTCTGGCTGAGCAAGGGCGGTTGACTGAGTGGGAGCAGGACCTCATTCACATTGTACGCGAAGAGACACTTTATTTTATTCCTCAAATTGAAACAAAAATTATGAATGAGGGTTGGGCCAGTTATTGGCACTATGAAATATTGAAAAAGCTTGATTTACCACAGAATCTTTACTTGGAATTTTTACAACGTCATCATCTCGTGATTCGTCCTTATCAAGGAAGCATTAATCCGTATTTTGTGGGCTTTAAAATGTTTGAATCGCTGGATAAAATGCTGGGAAGGGAGAAGCTCAAGGCCATTCGGGCCGAAGAACGGGATCAATCTTTTTTGCGGCGTTATTTGACGCGGGAGCTTTGCGAGGAACTGCATCTGTTTTCCTATGAAGTGGAAGAGAAAGAGTTGGTAATTAGTGAAATTTCTGATGACGAAGGATGGCAAAAGGTACGGGATCATTTGGTGAATTCAGTGGGGATGAGTGGGATACCTGTTATTGAGCCTCAAACAGTTGAAAAAGGAATACTTGTTTTGAAACATGATTTTGATGGTCGTGAGTTAGAAATGAATTATGCGCACCAAACACTAAAATATATCGTGGAATTATGGGGTGGCCCTGTCGTGCTTCATACTCAAATGGATGGGAGAGAGAAGAAGATTACCTGCACAGAAACGAAAGTGATTGAAGTTAGTTGAGCGCTGCGGCGCTCTTTTTTGTACATATTCGGGCGCTACACCGAGGCAGGGAAAGCTTTTGTTCACGCAGAATGTTATAGCAAGAAAGTCGGGAGGTTATCATGGTTGAAACGGGGATCTTGATTGGCTTAAATTGTATAGTTCTTTTATTTGTCATGGTGTTATTTTTTCGGTTTAAAAGTCAAAATCCTCATGAGCTTCTCATTCAGCTTACGGTGCTTGAGAAGGGATTAGATCGTCTGGAAAAACTTTTAAAAGAAGAAGGAACCTATGATCGTGAGGAAAATGCCCTGCGGTCGCGTGACTTGCGGCAGGAAGTGGCAGGAAGCCTCAATCAATTGCAGGAATCGTTGATGAGCCGCTTAACGGAAAATGCAAATCAGCAAAGTATTCAACTGGATGCTTTTTCACAGCAACTGCATCGCATCTTACAAAGTAATGAGCAGCGTCTGACAAGCTTGAGAGAGACAATTGAAGGCCAGTTAAAGATGTTGCGTGATGAAAATGGCGGTAAACTGGAAGAAATGCGTCAAACTGTTGATGAGAAGCTTCACGCCACTTTAGAAAAGCGTCTGGGTGAGAGCTTTCAGTTAGTCAGTGAGCGATTAGAACTTGTTCATAAAGGATTAGGTGAGATGCAAACGCTGGCTTCCGGTGTGGGTGATTTAAAGCGAGTACTGACGAATGTAAAAACGCGTGGTATTTGGGGCGAGTTTCAATTGGAAAATTTATTGGAACAGATATTGACGCCTGAGCAATATGATAAAAATGTGGCTACGCGGCCAGGCAGTTCAGAACGTGTTGAGTTTGCTATCAAGTTGCCAGGAAAAGATAAAGAAGATTGTCTGTACTTACCCATTGATGCGAAATTCCCCCAAGAAGATTATCAGCGATTGCTTGATGCGCAGGATCAGGTAGACGGGCTTCAAGCGGAGGAAGCTTCTAGGGCACTAGAAACGCGGATTAAGGCTGAGGCAAGGGAGATTGCTACAAAATATATTGCCGTACCTTATACAACGGATTTTGCCCTGCTATTTTTGCCTATCGAAGGTTTGTATGCCGAGGTTCTGCGCAGGCCGGGACTGAGTGAGTGGCTGATGCGCGAACATAAAATTATTGTGACAGGTCCGACAACCTTAGCTGCACTGCTCAATAGTTTGCAGCTTGGGTTTAGAACGCTGGCTATTGAAAAACGGAGTTCTGAAGTCTGGGCGCTGCTTAGCAGTGTTAAAAGTGAATTTGGTAAATTTGGCGGTTTATTAGATAAGACACGCAAGAAATTAGATGAAGCTTCACATTCTATTGATATGGCAGCAAAAAAATCGCGTACAATTGAACGGAAATTACGGGCTGTTGAAGAGCTTCCGGGTGAAGAAGCAAAGCAGCTTACAGGGGACGTCGTGATGGATAAGGAAGAAGAACGGACAACAATTGAATCATAATAGGAAAGGCGGGGTGTCTGTGGTGAGTAAGGAAAAAAGTAAGATTCATTTGATTTTACCGAGTGACGTATTTCATCTGATAGAGCAAGCTGTGAGCGATATAGGGTTCGGTTCAGTCACATTGATTGTTCAGGATAGAAAAATTATTCAAATTGAAAAATTAGATAAGATTCGTGTGGGTGATAAACAGGCAGCCCCTGTTTCAGGTAACTCTAGTGAGTTACTTAGAAATAAAATTTTAGAGGCCATGGAGGAAATGAGTTATGGTCAAGTCATGATTATTATTAAGAATCGGCGAATCATCCAAATTGAACGTACGGAAAAGCAGCGGTTCAATACTTTGGAAGGTTTATATGGCGATGGAATTTAATTTGACTATTGACGAAGTTTATGCTATTCTATACCTATAGAAAATAATATAGCGAATTAGCTAATCAGAAAACTGAAGGCTAAGAAATATTCTGCAGCAATGCGGGAGGTTTCTTAGCTTTAATGTTTTTTAAAAGAAAATCGAGGAGGCTGTTTATTATGACAAGAATTGCTCAAAATATTACGGAGCTCATTGGTAACACGCCACTATTAGAATTAAAAAAATACGGTCAGAAAAAAGGGCTGGCAGGAACGATCTTGGCGAAATTAGAATATTTTAATCCACTTGGCAGTGTGAAAGATCGGATTGCTTTAGCTATGATTGAAGATGCAGAAAAAAGTGATAAGCTAAAACCGGGCGCAACGATTATTGAACCTACAAGTGGAAATACTGGAATCGGGTTGGCTTATGTAGCAGCAGCGAAGGGGTATAAAATTATTTTGACCATGCCTGATACGATGAGTATTGAAAGAAGAAATCTGTTGAAAGCTCTTGGAGCAAAATTGGTTTTGACGCCTGGGTCGGCAGGCATGAAGGGGGCTATTCAAGAGGCGGAAGAATTGGGAGCTTCCACTCCAGGATCTTTTATTCCTCAGCAGTTTGAAAATCCATCGAATCCAGCGGCACATCGCAAAACAACAGGCAAAGAAATCTTAGATGACACCGATGGTAAAGTAGATTATTTCATTGCTGGTGTCGGTACAGGCGGTACCATTACGGGCGTTGGTGAAGCCATTAAAGAACGTAATCCTGAAGCTAAAATCATTGCTGTTGAACCTTTTGACAGTCAAGTACTTGCTGGCGGCAAACCAGGACCGCATAAAATTCAAGGTATTGGTGCAGGCTTTGTTCCCAGTGTTTTGAATACGAAGATTTTGGATCAAATTATTCCCATTAAGACGGAAGAAGCTTTTGCTACGGCTCGTGAGCTAGCCAAAATTGAAGGTGTTCTTGTAGGAATTTCGAGTGCTGCCGCGCTTTTTGCTGCTACGGAATTGGCGAAAAAAGAAGAAACACGCGGAAAAAATATTGTTGTATTGTTACCTGATACAGGGGAAAGATATTTATCAACCCCTCTGTTTGATACAGAAACTTTGTAATTCTCTTCTGGTGCGGCCATTTATTGGCCGTCTTTTTTATATTAAGCAGGTATTTAGAAGAAAAAAATTAATATAATAATTATCTTAAGAGTAAAATATGAAGAGGACTTATGGAGAAGAATCAGATAGACTGTCGGCAGTGCCAATACTATTACATTACGTTTGATAAGAACTTCCCTTATGGGTGTCGGGCTTTTGGTTTTAAAAGTCCTGTAAAGCCTTGTTTAGAGGTTCGCAAGGCTTCCGGTTCTGAATGCCTCGAATTTCAGTTAAAACAATTACATAGTACGCATGAAGGGAACTAAACCCACAAAAAAGTATGGAATATGGCTAGACAAAATTGGAGATTATGGTATAATTGCAGTAACAAAATATTTTGGGTCAATGGTGACTCCCTTGTGTAAGAAACAAGGGAGTTTTGTGTCTTTTTGGCCCTCGACTTCATCAGTTTAAAATATTTGATAAATAATTATAAGAGGTGAAGAATATGCTTAAAGATTTACTCTATGTAGTT
This Pelorhabdus rhamnosifermentans DNA region includes the following protein-coding sequences:
- a CDS encoding PrkA family serine protein kinase, which produces MANLDFVNLIKQDREERKHQQFSGTLLDYLAIVKENPKVVMLSHQRMYELLMSAGVDIVKTEEDPRLKRVYGNDTLRKYRFFGDQFFGIDKSIMKIMRYFHSSAMKGEESRQVLYLVGPVGAGKSSLMEALKKALEISPPIYTIQDCPMREEPLHLIPKHLRPQFEELLGIKIEGDLCPICRYRLKNDYHGEYERYPVTVSEFSIRSRKGVGVVPPVDPNNQDTSVLSGSVDISKMDLYSEDDPRVLSLNGAFNVGNRGIVEFIEVFKNDVEYLHTMITATQEKSIPSPGKGSMIYFDGIILAHSNEAEWNKFKSDHTNEAILDRIVKVEVPYCLELDEEVKIYHKMLNNSSFAAHIAPHTIEVASMFAILTRLAPSAKVDPLTKLKIYNGEEIVEKGSTKKVDIFELHDEAQREGMTGISTRFIMKAIDTALSEAESACINPIAIMDTLVKAVKEMAIGEDDKKRYLGFLQDTIKKEYHKLLEKEVTRAFIHGYQEQAESLFNNYLDHAEAFANSSKLKDAHTGEELEPDIKFLQSIEEQIGITGSAATGFRQDVTSYMFSLLRSGGKIEYKSYEPLKEAIEKKLTASVKELSRVVTKAKVRDREQDGKYDAMVEEMKRSGYCDHCCNVILKYAANNLWKD
- the yhbH gene encoding sporulation protein YhbH, with amino-acid sequence MAIFKGGGKASSDRSQWDRKRHRQLVEDAIKKNIGSIVAEESIIGQSGNKKIKIPVKGIKEYQFIYGKNTPGTGAGNGGEERGQVVGQTDEADPSKGGSGQAGSEAGEDIFETEITLDELVEYLFEDLNLPDMDRKKFSQIETKHKHKRSGFQKKGIPPRLAKKRTVIEKLKRQQTAARDEESCQNQELELSPERIPFREDDLKYFRVKEDVDFHSNAVVICIMDTSGSMDQTRKYLARSFYFLLYQFVCYKYEQVEVVFIAHTTEAKEVTEQEFFHKGESGGTFISSGYAKALEIIEQRYNPTIWNIYAFHCSDGDNWSEDNAKAVDLAQELCRICNLFGYGHVGTPQWGSSIRGEFEKSVKADNFVMASMVRKEDIWPAFKKILEKDQTGGNDHD
- a CDS encoding SpoVR family protein; the protein is MTDYTLKDLVSWNEKIEQLVYTIGLNCYEQHFEICSYEDMLCYEAYVGMPSHYPHWSFGKAYERQKTFYQYNLTGLPYEMVINSDPCIAYLMKDNTLLLQILTMAHVYGHNDFFKNNRLFKQNTRAELTIEMFKAHANRVRDYIQNPHIGSEKVDRILDAAHALKYQIPRTKLPKPLNLLEQSQEKEQIVPDRLKNDLLGFLAEQGRLTEWEQDLIHIVREETLYFIPQIETKIMNEGWASYWHYEILKKLDLPQNLYLEFLQRHHLVIRPYQGSINPYFVGFKMFESLDKMLGREKLKAIRAEERDQSFLRRYLTRELCEELHLFSYEVEEKELVISEISDDEGWQKVRDHLVNSVGMSGIPVIEPQTVEKGILVLKHDFDGRELEMNYAHQTLKYIVELWGGPVVLHTQMDGREKKITCTETKVIEVS
- a CDS encoding DNA recombination protein RmuC is translated as MVETGILIGLNCIVLLFVMVLFFRFKSQNPHELLIQLTVLEKGLDRLEKLLKEEGTYDREENALRSRDLRQEVAGSLNQLQESLMSRLTENANQQSIQLDAFSQQLHRILQSNEQRLTSLRETIEGQLKMLRDENGGKLEEMRQTVDEKLHATLEKRLGESFQLVSERLELVHKGLGEMQTLASGVGDLKRVLTNVKTRGIWGEFQLENLLEQILTPEQYDKNVATRPGSSERVEFAIKLPGKDKEDCLYLPIDAKFPQEDYQRLLDAQDQVDGLQAEEASRALETRIKAEAREIATKYIAVPYTTDFALLFLPIEGLYAEVLRRPGLSEWLMREHKIIVTGPTTLAALLNSLQLGFRTLAIEKRSSEVWALLSSVKSEFGKFGGLLDKTRKKLDEASHSIDMAAKKSRTIERKLRAVEELPGEEAKQLTGDVVMDKEEERTTIES
- a CDS encoding YezD family protein, giving the protein MVSKEKSKIHLILPSDVFHLIEQAVSDIGFGSVTLIVQDRKIIQIEKLDKIRVGDKQAAPVSGNSSELLRNKILEAMEEMSYGQVMIIIKNRRIIQIERTEKQRFNTLEGLYGDGI
- the cysK gene encoding cysteine synthase A — protein: MTRIAQNITELIGNTPLLELKKYGQKKGLAGTILAKLEYFNPLGSVKDRIALAMIEDAEKSDKLKPGATIIEPTSGNTGIGLAYVAAAKGYKIILTMPDTMSIERRNLLKALGAKLVLTPGSAGMKGAIQEAEELGASTPGSFIPQQFENPSNPAAHRKTTGKEILDDTDGKVDYFIAGVGTGGTITGVGEAIKERNPEAKIIAVEPFDSQVLAGGKPGPHKIQGIGAGFVPSVLNTKILDQIIPIKTEEAFATARELAKIEGVLVGISSAAALFAATELAKKEETRGKNIVVLLPDTGERYLSTPLFDTETL
- a CDS encoding uracil-DNA glycosylase, with the translated sequence MEKNQIDCRQCQYYYITFDKNFPYGCRAFGFKSPVKPCLEVRKASGSECLEFQLKQLHSTHEGN